In Chitinophaga nivalis, a single genomic region encodes these proteins:
- a CDS encoding SRPBCC family protein, whose protein sequence is MSQQAPSSHFAQAAMLIRKPVSRVFEAFIDPAVTTRFWFTKSSGKLVEGQQIEWIWEMYNHTIPVFVKTIVPDKTILISWGDNGETVEWTFTPLSDQSTFVDIVNAGIQGDTDKVIAQVRDSTEGFTLVLAGLKAYLEHHLELNLVADRFPKGLDK, encoded by the coding sequence ATGAGTCAACAAGCCCCTTCTTCACACTTTGCCCAGGCAGCCATGCTAATCCGGAAGCCGGTATCCAGGGTTTTTGAGGCCTTTATTGATCCTGCTGTTACGACCAGGTTCTGGTTTACCAAAAGCAGCGGCAAACTGGTGGAAGGCCAGCAAATAGAATGGATCTGGGAAATGTATAATCATACCATTCCGGTTTTCGTGAAGACGATTGTACCGGATAAAACCATTCTGATCAGCTGGGGCGACAATGGCGAAACAGTGGAATGGACTTTTACCCCGCTCTCCGACCAGTCTACTTTCGTCGATATTGTGAATGCCGGTATCCAGGGCGATACAGACAAGGTCATTGCCCAGGTACGTGATTCTACGGAAGGTTTCACCCTGGTACTGGCCGGATTAAAAGCCTATCTGGAACATCACCTGGAGCTGAACCTGGTAGCAGATCGTTTTCCCAAAGGGCTGGATAAGTAA